The following nucleotide sequence is from Acidobacteriota bacterium.
TTGATGTGGATCTGCTTGCCGACGTAGCGGTCGGTGCGCGCCCACCACAGTTCGTATCCCCACGGTTTTTCGACGCGATGCAACGGTTCACTCACGACAACGGACTCCTTTGAATGGCCGACGCGGCCAGGGCGTCGAACAGGTACTGCTCAATCTCGGCCGCGGTCGCCAACCGCAGCGCGTGGCCGGCCAAACGGCGCGCATCGGCGGCGCTCGTCTCGGCAATGACCTGGCGGACAATCGGGATGGCGCCCGGCGTCATGCTGAACTCGGTCAGGCCGAGGCCCACCAGCAACCCGACCAGCGCCGGGTCCGACGCCATCTCGCCACAAAGCGACACCGGGATCCGGTGGCGCGCGGCGGCTCGCCGGACGGTCCGGATCAGCCGCAGCACCGCCGGATGCAGCGGCTCGTAGAGGTCCGACACCCGATCGTCGGTGCGGTCCACCGCGAGGCAGAACTGGATCAGGTCGTTGGTGCCGATCGTGAAGAAATCGACCTCCGGCGCCAGCAGGTCGGCGGCAAGGGCCGCCGAGGGCACCTCGATCATCGCGCCGACCTTGATCTGCGTCGGGTCGATCCGGCTAAAGCCGGATACGACATCCGCAAGAATCTTGCGGGCGTCGCGCACCTCTTCGACCGCGGTCACGAACGGGAACATGATCCGCAACGGCCCGTGCGCCGAGGCGCGGACCAGCGCGCGCAGCTGCGTGCGCAGCACCTCCGGATACGCCAGGCCCAGGCGCAGGCCGCGCAGGCCGGGACGGGTGCGGCGGCGTTCCGGTCCGCGGCCAGGTCCGGCAAACTGACGCTCGTCGAGGTCGAACGTGCGAATGGTCACCGGGCGCGGTGCAACCTGTTCGATCAGGCTGCGATAGAGCGCGTACTGATCCTCCTCGGTCACGCTCGCAATCGGGCGGCCCGACAACATGAACTCCGACCGGTACAGGCCGACGCCTTCGGCGCCGTGCTCGTTCAGGAACGGCAGGTCCTCGAGCAGCTCGATGTTGGCCTCGAGACGGATGCGCACGCCGTCGGTGGTCGAGACCGGCCCGGAATCGCCTGCGGTCTGCCCGCGGCGGCGCGGCCGGGTGGCCCGCCGATGTGCCTCGTCGATCTGATCGGGCGTCGGGGCGACGATCAACTCCCCCGTCGTGCCGTCGAGCACCACCGGCGTGCCGGCGGGGATGCGCAGCGACGCGTCGTGCAGGCCGACAATGGCCGGCACCTTCAGCGAGCGCGCCAGGATGGCGGTGTGATAGGTGCGGCTGCCCGCGTCGGTGGCAAACGCCTGCACACGCGACCAGTCGAGCTGCGCGGCGACCGACGCGGTCAGCTCGTCGGCGATCAGCACGGACGGCCCGTCCACCTGGCTCAGCAACTCCTTCGGTCCCTTGGCGCCATGGCGCAAGTTGAGCCGCAACCGGCCGGCGACGTCAGCGACGTCGTTCTCGCGCTCGCGCAGGTACGGATCCTCCATCGACATGAAGACGTGGTACAGCTCTTCGTACGCGCGATGCACCGCCCACGCCGCGTTGACCCGCTCGGTGCGGATGATCGTCTCGGCCCGCCCCACCAGCATGGGGTCGTCGAGCATCAGCAGCTGGGCGTCGAACAGCGCCGCCAGCTCGCTGCCCGGGCCGTGCTCGACCCGCGACTTGATGTCCTGGAGCTGCTGCTGCGAGGCCGCCTGCGCGCGCCACAGGGCCGCGACTTCCTGGTCGACCCGCTCCGGCGGAATCGGGAACCGCATGACCTCGGTGCGCTGGGTCAGGACCACCGCGCGGCCGAGCACCACGCCGGGTGACACGCCAATCCCGGTCAGGCGTTCCACAGCTCTTCTCCAAATCCGCCCTCGACCAGGCGGCACAATGCATCTGCCGCCTCGGCCTCGTCGGCGCCGTCAGCGGTAATGACGATGCTCGCGCCGGGCGCGGCGGCGAGCAACAAAATCCCCATGATGCTCTTGCCGTCCATCGTCCGGCCCTCGCGCGAGACGCGGACTTGCGACATAAAGCGGGTCGCCAGGTGCACGAACTTCGCCGCGGCCCGGGCGTGCAGACCCAGGCGGTTGCGAATCACGCACTCGCGCGTGGTCATTCGGTCGGACCGTCGCCACTGGCGCCAGGCGCACCCGCCGCACCTGCCCCACCTGCTCCTGTAAGCAGGTCGGACGCCACCCAGATCGCGTTGCGGCCGTGCTCGCGCAGCATCCGCGCCACCTCGGTCAGGTGCGGGCCGTCGGGCAGGTTCGCGGCCTTGATCAACATGGGCAGGTTGACGCCAGTGACGATTTCAACGGCGTCCTCCTTCAGGAACGTGATGCCGAGATTCGAGGGCGTGCCGCCGAACATGTCGGTGGCCAGCAGCACCCCGCCCGGCTGCTGGACGCGCGCGATCGCGGCCGCGATGGCGTCGCGGGCGTCCTGCACGTCTTCGTGCCAGCCGATCGACACCGCCGCGAAATGCGGCAGGTCGCCGACGATGGTTTCGGCGGCGTTGACCAGTTCGGTGGCCAGCTGCCCGTGCGTGACAACGACAACTCCAATCATCGCGGGCCTTTCGCCAGGTCGCGGTGCGCGACGCGCGCCGAGACGCCCTTCACATCCGACAGTTCACGCTTCAAAGCTTCGGCGATGTAGACCGACCGGTGCCGGCCGCCGGTGCAGCCAACGGCGACGGTGAGGTACGACTTCCCTTCCTGCACGTACAGCGGCACCATCCAGCGCAGCAGCGCCGACAGCCGCTTGACGGTCGCGCGCGCGACCGGCTGCCGGCGAATGTAGGCGGCGACCGCCGGGTCGCGGCCGGTCTGCGACCTGAGCGCCGGCACCCAATACGGGTTCTTCAGGAAGCGGACGTCGAACACCAGGTCGGCTTCGGCCGGCGGGCCGTTCTGGAAGCCGAAGCTGAGGAAGGTCAGCACCAGCTTCGATGCCTGCTTCTGCCCCGACACCAGCTCGCGCAGCTGTTGCCGTAACTCGTGCACGTTCAGCTTGGAGGTGTCGACGACCTTGTCGGCCATGGCGCGAATGGTGCGCAGCGAGGCGCGCTCTTCCCTCAGGCCTTCGGTGATGGGACGATCGGGCGCCAGCGGGTGCGGGCGCCGGGTTTCGCTGAAACGACGCACCAGCTCGGCGTGACCGGCCTCCAGGAAGATCAGCTTGGTGCGCAGGAGCTTGTTGGTCTTCAGCTGGCGGTAGACGCGCGGGAAGTCGCTGACGAAACGCGATTCGCGCACGTCCATCACGACCGCGACCCGGTTGTGTTCGCTCTGCCGTTCGCTGAGCTCGGCCATCACCGGCAGCAGCGACACCGGCAGGTTGTCGACACAGTAGTAACCGAGATCCTCGAGGGCGCGAATCGCCTGCGACTTGCCCGATCCGGACAAGCCGGTCAACACGATAAATCGCGCCCAACTCAAGGGCAAGCGCGCTTTGCTCACAGCTCTTCGTCCTCTTCCAGGTGCTTGGGTGCAGAAGTGCTGAGGTGCTGGGGTGCTGAGGTGCTCGGGCTCAGCAACCCGGCATCGAGGCGCTCCACCAGCTGGCGGGCGGCATTGATGCCGCGCATGCGCAGCAGCTGGTTGCGGGCCGCGACCTCCACCAGGATAGCCAGGTTGCGGCCGGGCGCCACCGGCATGCGAATCAACGGCACCTTCAGGCCGATCAGCTCGTACCACGCGTCGTCCAGGCCCAGGCGATCGTACTCGCGGTCGGGGCCCCACCGGTCGAGCTGCACGACGAGCTCGACCCGCTTCGAGGTGCGCGTCGAGGCCACCCCAAACAGGTCGCGAATGTTGATCAGGCCGAGACCGCGCACTTCCATGTGGTGGCGGGTCAACTCAGGGCAGGCGCCGATCACGAAGGAGTCGGCCCGGCGGCGCACTTCGACGGTGTCGTCGGCGACCAGGCGATGGCCGCGCACCACCAGGTCGAGCGCGCACTCGCTCTTGCCGATGCCGCTGTCGCCAACGATTAAGACACCCAGGCCGAGGATGTCGAGCAGCACGCCGTGGATGATCTCGCGCGCCGCCAGCCGGTCCTCGAGAATGGCGGTCAACTTGCCGATCGCGGTCGCCGTCGGCACCGGCGTGCGCAGCACCGGGACGCCGGCCCGGTCGCCGGCCAACACCACCTCGGGTGGCAACTCGGCACCCCCCGTGATCAGCAGGCACGGCAGCGAGTCGTTGAAGCATTTGGCCAGCGCCTGCCGGCGGTCGCCGGGCGCCATGTTCTCGAGGAACCGCACTTCGCTGTCACCGAACAGCAGGATGCGGCCAGGCTGCAGGTACTCGTGGAAGCCCGCGAGCGCCAGACCGGTCTTCTGGATGTAGGGGCTGGTAATGTGCCGCTCGAGCCCGTCGGCGCCGGCCAACAGGTCGATGGTCAAGCCGACCGACTCGGGCCGCGCGTCGAGCAGGCCGCCGACGGTGATGGCCGGGGTGATCGACATCGTCTTGCGGTTAGAACATTACCTTCCGCTGATTGGAGGTGGGAATCTTCAGTTCTTCGCGGTACTTCGCAATCGTCCGCCGCGCCAGCATGAGCCCTTCGCGCTGCAGGATGTTCACGATCTTCGAGTCGCTGAGCGGCTTCTTCGGATCTTCGCTCTCGATGATCTTCTTGATCCGGTTCTTGATCGTCACCGAAGACACGGCGTCGCCGTACGAGCTGCTGATGCCGCTGTGGAAGAAGTACTTCATCTCGAACACGCCCTGCGGCGTGTGCATGTACTTGTTCGTGACGACGCGGCTGACCGTCGATTCGTGCATGCCGATGTCGTTGGCCACGTCGCGCAGGACCAGCGGGCGCAGGTGCTCGATGCCGTGATCGAGGAAGTCGCGCTGGAACGTGCAGATGCTGGTCGCCACCTTGTGGATGGTCTTCTGCCGCTGCTCGACCGACTTGATCAGCCACAGCGCCGAGCGGAACTTGTCCTTCACGTAGGCGCGTGTCTCGTCGCTGTTCTCGGCGGCGCCCTTGTCGAGCAGCCGGCGGTAGGTCGGGCTGATGCGGAGTTGCGGCAGGCCGTCCTCGTTCAGTACCGCGACGTACTGATCCTCGACCTTGATGATGTAGACGTCGGGAATCACGTACTGCGACGGTTGCGGGTTGAAGCGGCTGCCCGGCTTCGGGTCGAGGTGCTGAATGATCTCGACGTGGCCCTTGAGCTCCTCGATGGTCAGCCCCAGCTTGCGCGCCAGGTCCGGCATCTGGTGGTTGTGCAGCAGGCGCAAGTGCTCGGAGACAATCTTCTCGGTGGGCGTGCCCTCGAGGTGCAAGTGCTTGATCTGCAGCGTGAGGCATTCCTGCAGGTCGCGCGCGGCGACGCCGATCGGGTCGAAGCTCTGGATCAGGAGCAGGGCCCGCTCGACTTCGTCGATCGGCCAGGGCCCCATCGACGCGATTTCGTCCACCGACGCCACCAGGTAGCCGTCGTCATCCAGGTTGCCGATGATGGCTTCGCCGATCTCGCGAATCGCCTCGGCTTCGGTCTGCAACGACAGCTGCCATTCGAGGTGGTCGGTCAATGATGAGCTGGTCGAGAGCGTGTTCTCGATCGGCGGCAGTTCCTTGACCTCCTGCGGCGCGCGCGGGCGGTAGCCATCGTCCAGGTAGTCGCCGAAGAAATACTCGTAATCGGCGTCGTCCCAGGAATCGGTCTTGTCGGCCTGGGCCTTGGCCTCGGCTTCCTTCTCGACGGCCGGTGCGGTGTCCGCCGCCTGCAGGTCTTCGGTCGGGATCTCCTCGAGCAGGGGGTTTTCCACGACTTCCTGGTTCAGGAGGTCGGCAAGTTCCAATGTCGACATTGGCAGAAGCTTGATCGCCTGTTGCAACGAAGGCGTAAGGATCAGCTTCTGTGCGAGCTTGGTTTGGAGCTTCTGCTGAATGCCCATATCCGGCTCTTACAATCTTAGTCCAGCCGGAAATCGGCCCCGAGGTAAATCCGACGGACCTCTTCATCAGCGGCCAGTGCCGCCGGCGTCCCACTCCGGAAAATCGCGCCGTCCGTGACGATGTAGGCGCGGTCGGTGATCTTCAGGGTCTGCAGCACGTTGTGGTCGGTGATCAGGATGCCAATGCCGCGGTCGCGGAGGTGGAAGATGATTTTCTGGATCTCGGTAACGGCAATGGGGTCGATGCCGGCGAACGGCTCGTCCAGCAGGATGAATCGCGGGTTCATGACCAGCGCCCGCGTGATCTCGGCGCGCCGCCGCTCGCCGCCCGACAGGGTGTAGGCCGGCGAGTTGGCCAGCGGCGTCAGGCCCAGCTCGGCCAGCAGTTCGCGCAGCCGCGCGCGGCGCTCTGACGCATCGAGGTCGAGCGTCTCCAGGATCGCCAGGATGTTCTGCTCGACCGTGAGGCCGCGGAAGATCGACGCCTCCTGCGGCAGGTAGCCGATGCCCTTGCGCGCCCGCACGTACATCGCGTCACCGGTGACGTCCTTGCCGTCGAGCGTGACGCGGCCCGAGTCGGGCGAGGTCAGGCCGACCGTCATGTAGAAAGTGGTCGTCTTGCCGGCCCCGTTGGGCCCCAGCAGCCCGACCACTTCGCCTGAGTTCACCTCGAGGCTCACGCCGCGCACGACCGTGCGGCCGCCGTAGGTCTTGGTGAGTTCGTGTGTGCTGAGGGTCGAGGCCATTAATGGGGGGCGCTACTTGGGGGATATCGGGACACACTTGCCGCCGCCCTTGGTTTGCGAGCGGACTTCGTCATTACCGTCGAGTTGGACTTTATCGGACGCCCTGAAGAAGGTCAACGTCTTGCCGCTCATCTCCTGGCACTCGGCGTCGATCATCGTGACCGGCGCCCCGGTGACCACGTATTTCTCTTCGGCCGGCTCGTACGACAGCCGCGCGCCGGTGACCGTGCGCTTGTCGACAATGGCGGTCACCTTCTCGGTGGCGTCGAGGCGTCCCACGCTGTTCTCGCCGGCCGCGAGGACGATCTCGATCTTCTCGGCGCGCAGGTTCCCGCTCTCGCCATCGAGGGTCGCCGCAGTCTGGTAAACCGCGCGCCGCGCCTGGTCGGTATAGGTGAAGGATCCGCCTCGACCGATCGTCGTCGGCGTCGGTGCGCCGGCCTCGGCGTCCTTGCGGACGATGGCCAGGGTGGTGATCACCTTGCCGACCGCCGTGAGGTCGCCCTTGCTCTCGTCGATGGTCAGAGCGTCGGCGTTGATCTGAGTCTGGCCCTGCAGCAGCCGCGCCTGTCCCTTGTACTCGCCGCGGCGCAGCGCCTCGTCGTAGGTCAGCGACTCGGCGATGATGTGCACCGGCTCCTTGTCACCGAGCAGTCCTGGCCGCTTCGCCGCAGTCGCGCCGCCGACGGGCTTGCCTGGGGATAGCAGGACGCTTCTCACCTTGCCGGCCGCCACCATCTTGCGTGGATTGAGCGTCACGTTGATGGTTTCCGCGTCGATGGTCAGCGCGTCGGTCTTGATCTGCGGGTCGGCGTTGCCCTGCTTGCCGCTGAGCGCCAGCGTCCCGGCCTGGATCCGGTAGCGGGCCTGGTTGCTGGTGGCCGTGAGCGGGCCATCGGTGAAATGGAAGGCTCCGGTAAACGTGGCGTCCTGCAACGAGCCGGCCGCCGGGTCCAGTTGCGCATCCAGGTTCTGCGCGCGCGCGACCCGTGCGCCCTGCGTCTTCGAGGCGGCCTCGGTGTAGTTCACGCCTTCGCCGAACTTCATCACCGACAGGCCCTGCGCGCCGCCGGTTGCTGTCAGCACGTTGGCGAGAATGGTGCGCGCCGCCGTGTCACGCGTGGCGGGCAGCGTGACGTTGACGTTCTGTCGCGATGACAGCTGCTTGACGCTGCCGTCCGGCGCGAGGGCGACGTCGAGGAACTCGCCACTCAGTCGCTGCCCGGCCGCGCCACCGTTGCCGGCCAGCTGGATCTGGCTCTGCCCCGCCAGCGTCGCCTGCTGCAGCGTCCGCCCGTCGTCGCCGTAGTCCAGGTTCATGTCGCGCGCCGACATCGACTGCAGTGCGCCCATGCCTGGACCGCCGCTGACTTGTGAATTGCCGCGCAACTCGATCAGGTCCGGCTCGTCGCGATCGGCAAACAGGTGGACCATGGCCTCGGTGGCCTCGATGATCTGGCCGCCGCGATCCATGCGCATGTTCCGCTCGAAGCGCATGTAGCGATCGGTGCGGGCAAACCCGAAGGCGCCGGCGGTGACATCCATCGGCCCGCTGTCGCTGCTGGGCGCGACATGAATGACCGCCTGGTCGAGCAGCCACAGCGTATTGCGCTGTTCGTCGAACGTGAACCCGATGCCCGTGCCGGACATGCGGCCGCGGGTGAAGCGCACCGGCCCGGGCGCCTTCACGATCTTCTCGGTATCGGAGTACGTGGCGGCTTCGGCAAACGCGGTCAGGCCGTCGGTGGTCTCGAGCTTGACGTCGCCCTTGAGGTCGTAGCTGGCCTGGTCCTTGCCGACGCGCGCTTCCTGGCCGGTGATGGTGTAACTGCGGCCGGCGCGGTTGTCGACCGTCACCTTCACGCTAACCAGCTTGGTCTCGCCCGTGTCGTAGGTGACCTGGCTCTCGAATTCGATGCGGGCGTCCTGGCGCGAGCCCTTGAGCTGGATCACGTCCCCGCCGCGCGTCTCGATGGTCGCCTTCGGATCGAGCCGCTCGATCTGCGGCGGTGCGACCCGGGCCTGGCGCGGCCGCAGGGTGTAACCGACCACGCCAATCACGCCGATGGCGACGACCGCCAGGACGAGTTGCGCGCGTTTCTGCCAGGAAGCCACGCCTCCGATTGTACCAGCCGCAGATCCAAGAAACAGCCGCCGATTGCTTTGGATCCCACGTTCTTACCTGGCGGTGTTCGCGATCCTGTCGACGGCATCAGTTGCGGCCTCGTACCTCCCGGCCTGGCGCGTGGCCCGCATCAATGTCGTGGAGGCGCTTCGGCAGGAGTGATCGGTGTCTGATCGGTGTCTGATCGGTGTCTAGTCGGTGTCTAGTCGGTGTTAATCGGTGTTTAATCTGTGGCTGTTTTGGAATCCGCGGCCCGGAAGTCCTCTAACCTGAGTTCCACGTACTTCTCACCGCGGAACTCGTTCTCTTCGACGGTATAGGCGATCTCGACGCCGTCCTTCTGGGCCGTGAGCTTCGGCTCGCGCTCGGCGGCGTTCCACTGGATGGCGCGCAGCACGCGGCCCTCCTGCTTCACGCTCATTTTCAGGTGGCGCTCCTTCAGGATCCGCGGCCCGTCGACGACGGCGACCGGTCCGGTGTGAAAGCGGGGCTTGGGATTGCTGGGGCCAAAGGGCGCGAGGGCAGCGAACTCGCTCATCACGCGGTCGTTCAGCTCGTTCAGCTTGAGCGGGCCGTCGAGCCACAGGCG
It contains:
- the ptsP gene encoding phosphoenolpyruvate--protein phosphotransferase — protein: MERLTGIGVSPGVVLGRAVVLTQRTEVMRFPIPPERVDQEVAALWRAQAASQQQLQDIKSRVEHGPGSELAALFDAQLLMLDDPMLVGRAETIIRTERVNAAWAVHRAYEELYHVFMSMEDPYLRERENDVADVAGRLRLNLRHGAKGPKELLSQVDGPSVLIADELTASVAAQLDWSRVQAFATDAGSRTYHTAILARSLKVPAIVGLHDASLRIPAGTPVVLDGTTGELIVAPTPDQIDEAHRRATRPRRRGQTAGDSGPVSTTDGVRIRLEANIELLEDLPFLNEHGAEGVGLYRSEFMLSGRPIASVTEEDQYALYRSLIEQVAPRPVTIRTFDLDERQFAGPGRGPERRRTRPGLRGLRLGLAYPEVLRTQLRALVRASAHGPLRIMFPFVTAVEEVRDARKILADVVSGFSRIDPTQIKVGAMIEVPSAALAADLLAPEVDFFTIGTNDLIQFCLAVDRTDDRVSDLYEPLHPAVLRLIRTVRRAAARHRIPVSLCGEMASDPALVGLLVGLGLTEFSMTPGAIPIVRQVIAETSAADARRLAGHALRLATAAEIEQYLFDALAASAIQRSPLS
- the rpoN gene encoding RNA polymerase factor sigma-54, with protein sequence MGIQQKLQTKLAQKLILTPSLQQAIKLLPMSTLELADLLNQEVVENPLLEEIPTEDLQAADTAPAVEKEAEAKAQADKTDSWDDADYEYFFGDYLDDGYRPRAPQEVKELPPIENTLSTSSSLTDHLEWQLSLQTEAEAIREIGEAIIGNLDDDGYLVASVDEIASMGPWPIDEVERALLLIQSFDPIGVAARDLQECLTLQIKHLHLEGTPTEKIVSEHLRLLHNHQMPDLARKLGLTIEELKGHVEIIQHLDPKPGSRFNPQPSQYVIPDVYIIKVEDQYVAVLNEDGLPQLRISPTYRRLLDKGAAENSDETRAYVKDKFRSALWLIKSVEQRQKTIHKVATSICTFQRDFLDHGIEHLRPLVLRDVANDIGMHESTVSRVVTNKYMHTPQGVFEMKYFFHSGISSSYGDAVSSVTIKNRIKKIIESEDPKKPLSDSKIVNILQREGLMLARRTIAKYREELKIPTSNQRKVMF
- the rapZ gene encoding RNase adapter RapZ, translating into MSKARLPLSWARFIVLTGLSGSGKSQAIRALEDLGYYCVDNLPVSLLPVMAELSERQSEHNRVAVVMDVRESRFVSDFPRVYRQLKTNKLLRTKLIFLEAGHAELVRRFSETRRPHPLAPDRPITEGLREERASLRTIRAMADKVVDTSKLNVHELRQQLRELVSGQKQASKLVLTFLSFGFQNGPPAEADLVFDVRFLKNPYWVPALRSQTGRDPAVAAYIRRQPVARATVKRLSALLRWMVPLYVQEGKSYLTVAVGCTGGRHRSVYIAEALKRELSDVKGVSARVAHRDLAKGPR
- the hprK gene encoding HPr(Ser) kinase/phosphatase, with the translated sequence MSITPAITVGGLLDARPESVGLTIDLLAGADGLERHITSPYIQKTGLALAGFHEYLQPGRILLFGDSEVRFLENMAPGDRRQALAKCFNDSLPCLLITGGAELPPEVVLAGDRAGVPVLRTPVPTATAIGKLTAILEDRLAAREIIHGVLLDILGLGVLIVGDSGIGKSECALDLVVRGHRLVADDTVEVRRRADSFVIGACPELTRHHMEVRGLGLINIRDLFGVASTRTSKRVELVVQLDRWGPDREYDRLGLDDAWYELIGLKVPLIRMPVAPGRNLAILVEVAARNQLLRMRGINAARQLVERLDAGLLSPSTSAPQHLSTSAPKHLEEDEEL
- a CDS encoding HPr family phosphocarrier protein; this encodes MTTRECVIRNRLGLHARAAAKFVHLATRFMSQVRVSREGRTMDGKSIMGILLLAAAPGASIVITADGADEAEAADALCRLVEGGFGEELWNA
- the lptB gene encoding LPS export ABC transporter ATP-binding protein, producing the protein MASTLSTHELTKTYGGRTVVRGVSLEVNSGEVVGLLGPNGAGKTTTFYMTVGLTSPDSGRVTLDGKDVTGDAMYVRARKGIGYLPQEASIFRGLTVEQNILAILETLDLDASERRARLRELLAELGLTPLANSPAYTLSGGERRRAEITRALVMNPRFILLDEPFAGIDPIAVTEIQKIIFHLRDRGIGILITDHNVLQTLKITDRAYIVTDGAIFRSGTPAALAADEEVRRIYLGADFRLD
- the lptC gene encoding LPS export ABC transporter periplasmic protein LptC, whose amino-acid sequence is MASWQKRAQLVLAVVAIGVIGVVGYTLRPRQARVAPPQIERLDPKATIETRGGDVIQLKGSRQDARIEFESQVTYDTGETKLVSVKVTVDNRAGRSYTITGQEARVGKDQASYDLKGDVKLETTDGLTAFAEAATYSDTEKIVKAPGPVRFTRGRMSGTGIGFTFDEQRNTLWLLDQAVIHVAPSSDSGPMDVTAGAFGFARTDRYMRFERNMRMDRGGQIIEATEAMVHLFADRDEPDLIELRGNSQVSGGPGMGALQSMSARDMNLDYGDDGRTLQQATLAGQSQIQLAGNGGAAGQRLSGEFLDVALAPDGSVKQLSSRQNVNVTLPATRDTAARTILANVLTATGGAQGLSVMKFGEGVNYTEAASKTQGARVARAQNLDAQLDPAAGSLQDATFTGAFHFTDGPLTATSNQARYRIQAGTLALSGKQGNADPQIKTDALTIDAETINVTLNPRKMVAAGKVRSVLLSPGKPVGGATAAKRPGLLGDKEPVHIIAESLTYDEALRRGEYKGQARLLQGQTQINADALTIDESKGDLTAVGKVITTLAIVRKDAEAGAPTPTTIGRGGSFTYTDQARRAVYQTAATLDGESGNLRAEKIEIVLAAGENSVGRLDATEKVTAIVDKRTVTGARLSYEPAEEKYVVTGAPVTMIDAECQEMSGKTLTFFRASDKVQLDGNDEVRSQTKGGGKCVPISPK